The Papilio machaon chromosome 3, ilPapMach1.1, whole genome shotgun sequence genome window below encodes:
- the LOC123723448 gene encoding uncharacterized protein LOC123723448, which yields MRMLRWSADVTLLDKIRNEYIRGSFKVAPITEKLKEKRLRWFGHIQRRPDDHMIKLALNMPTTKRTRGRPPATWLTTVQKDLKSALLSPDEAQDRANWRTKTRKADPK from the coding sequence ATGCGCATGCTACGCTGGTCAGCGGATGTCACACTGCTAGACAAAATCCGAAATGAGTACATAAGAGGAAGTTTTAAAGTGGCGCCCATAACTgaaaaattgaaagaaaaacgtcTGCGGTGGTTCGGCCACATCCAACGCCGCCCAGACGATCATATGATTAAGCTTGCCCTAAATATGCCTACGACGAAACGTACACGTGGACGACCACCCGCCACATGGTTGACGACGGTTCAAAAAGACCTGAAAAGTGCTCTTTTATCACCAGACGAAGCGCAAGATCGTGCTAATTGGAGAACGAAAACGAGGAAGGCCGACCCCAAGTAA